The genomic window GAGGAAGCTCCATTTCCTCATTAGACCTGGCCTCCCACAGGTGGGTGCCGTCGTTCCCCTTCTTCCCTATCAGGGTATATGTCGGGTTCTCCCAGGGACCTACATAGCTCTCTACCAGGACGTCGGGCAGGCCATCGCCGTTAAAGTCAGCCGCCACCACCTCCGCATCCATGTCGGCGTCATAGCCGGTGATGGACTCCTCCCACAGGTGAGTACCATCGCTCCCTCTCTTGGCTATCACGGCGTCTGTCCGGTCATCCCATGGACCCACCTCACTATTCACCAGGACGTCCGGCAGGCCATCGCCGTCCAGGTCAGCCACCACCTCAGCATCTATGTAGGCACTATAGCCGGTGATGGACTCCTCCCACAGGTGAGTACCATCGCTCCCTCTCTTGGCTATCACGGCGTCTGTCCGGTCATCCCATGGACCCACCCAACTATTCACCAGGACGTCCGGCAGGCCATCGCCGTCCAGGTCAGCCACCACCTCAGCCCACATGTAGGCTTCATAGCCGGTGATGGACTCCTCCCACAGGTGAGTACCATCGCTCCCTCTCTTGGCTATCACCGTAGATGTCCTGTTATCGTATGTCCCTACCCCGCTCTCCACCACGACATCCGGCAGGCCATCGCCGTCCAGGTCAGCCACCACCTCCGCATCTATGTAGGCACTATAGCCGGTGATGGACTCCTCCCACAGGTGATAGCCAGTATTGCCCTTCTTGGCTATCACGGTAGATGTGGCGTTATCGTATGGCCCTACCCAACTATTCACCAGGACGTCCGGCAGGCCATCGCCGTCCAGGTCAGCCACCACCTCAGCCCACATGTAGGCTTCATAGCCGGTGATGGACTCCTCCCACAGGTGAGTACCATCGCTCCCTCTCTTGGCTATCACCGTAGATGTCCTGTTATCGTATGTCCCTACCCCGCTCTCCACCACGACATCCGGCAGGCCATCGCCGTCCAGGTCAGCCACCACCTCCGCATCTATGTAGGCACTATAGCCGGTGATGGACTCCTCCCACAGGTGATAGCCAGTATTGCCCTTCTTGGCTATCAC from Chloroflexota bacterium includes these protein-coding regions:
- a CDS encoding IPTL-CTERM sorting domain-containing protein, with protein sequence VIAKKGNTGYHLWEESITGYSAYIDAEVVADLDGDGLPDVVVESGVGTYDNRTSTVIAKRGSDGTHLWEESITGYEAYMWAEVVADLDGDGLPDVLVNSWVGPYDNATSTVIAKKGNTGYHLWEESITGYSAYIDAEVVADLDGDGLPDVVVESGVGTYDNRTSTVIAKRGSDGTHLWEESITGYEAYMWAEVVADLDGDGLPDVLVNSWVGPWDDRTDAVIAKRGSDGTHLWEESITGYSAYIDAEVVADLDGDGLPDVLVNSEVGPWDDRTDAVIAKRGSDGTHLWEESITGYDADMDAEVVAADFNGDGLPDVLVESYVGPWENPTYTLIGKKGNDGTHLWEARSNEEMELPRLGEDDDDDDDDDEDGEPLFYDLDGDGKADALLWITNKVCAVSVGQEAPVLPSAVPTVSQWGIIAMSAMFAAFLIWAVGKGRLSGARKPGR